In Mycobacterium sp. JS623, one genomic interval encodes:
- a CDS encoding SDR family oxidoreductase, with amino-acid sequence MKIVVIGGQGLIGSKVAAKLSAQGHDVIAASRRSGVDSLTGDGLANAVAGVDVLVDAADSPLFDDEPVMHFFTTATANLLAAEREAGVRHHVALSVVGAQVMPDSGYNTAKAAQENLIKDSGRPYSIVRATPFYEFVLGLADSATDGDIVRLPHALFRPIAADDVATAVARAAVGRPINGVAEIAGPEAMGMDDFVRFGLAANGDQRRVVTDAQAPYFGAVIDDQTLAPDANATIFATRYSDWLDTHFA; translated from the coding sequence ATGAAGATCGTAGTCATCGGCGGTCAGGGGCTTATCGGCTCGAAAGTAGCGGCCAAGCTGAGCGCGCAGGGACACGACGTGATCGCCGCCTCTCGGCGCTCAGGTGTCGATTCCCTCACCGGTGACGGTCTCGCCAACGCGGTCGCCGGCGTGGACGTGCTCGTCGACGCTGCGGATTCGCCATTGTTCGACGATGAGCCGGTGATGCACTTCTTCACGACCGCGACGGCGAACCTTCTCGCTGCTGAACGGGAAGCAGGAGTCAGACACCACGTCGCGTTGTCCGTGGTGGGTGCGCAGGTCATGCCCGACAGCGGCTACAACACCGCGAAGGCAGCTCAGGAAAACCTGATCAAGGATTCGGGGCGCCCTTATTCGATCGTGAGAGCAACGCCGTTCTATGAATTCGTACTTGGCTTGGCCGATTCCGCGACGGACGGAGATATCGTCCGACTGCCGCACGCGTTGTTTCGTCCCATCGCCGCCGACGATGTCGCCACTGCCGTGGCCCGCGCGGCGGTCGGGCGCCCGATCAACGGCGTCGCAGAGATCGCTGGGCCCGAAGCGATGGGGATGGACGATTTTGTCCGATTCGGTCTTGCCGCCAACGGTGATCAACGGCGGGTCGTGACCGATGCGCAGGCGCCGTACTTCGGCGCGGTGATCGACGATCAGACGTTGGCACCCGATGCTAACGCCACCATCTTCGCGACCCGTTACTCCGACTGGCTCGACACACACTTCGCGTAG
- a CDS encoding LLM class F420-dependent oxidoreductase yields the protein MPTGIVLFPNPQAVNRVDDVVAQATRAYDLGVRQVWVSQQNDHDAIALAAVVGAAVPGLGVGTSVVPINPRHPLIMASLAQTAQAASHGNFSLGVGLGSHQPERQAFGTTWPNTITRLREHLTVLRSIFDTGAVDFSGSEISARPGWPVLVAGGTPIPVYVAAMGPKALQVTGELADGTLPYLAGPRTIAEFIEPFLSKSAAQAGRAKPRIIAQVPAILSDNVDAARSFAAQQLGFYETIPSYQKVIAREGIAGAAELAAVGSAESVRRQLQSYLDAGATDVVLSGLAWTNAAVAEELWALAASV from the coding sequence ATGCCGACTGGAATTGTCTTGTTTCCCAACCCGCAAGCCGTCAATCGTGTCGATGACGTGGTGGCGCAGGCGACCCGTGCCTACGACCTCGGCGTCCGCCAGGTGTGGGTGAGCCAGCAAAACGATCATGACGCGATCGCCCTTGCGGCGGTGGTCGGCGCGGCCGTACCGGGTCTCGGCGTCGGCACGTCGGTGGTGCCGATCAACCCGCGTCACCCGCTGATCATGGCGTCGTTGGCGCAGACCGCGCAAGCTGCCTCGCACGGAAACTTCAGCCTCGGAGTCGGTCTCGGCTCGCATCAGCCTGAGCGGCAGGCGTTCGGGACGACGTGGCCCAACACGATTACACGCCTTCGCGAGCACCTGACGGTGCTGAGGTCGATCTTCGATACCGGAGCGGTGGACTTCAGCGGCAGCGAGATCAGCGCACGGCCCGGATGGCCGGTGCTCGTCGCCGGCGGCACGCCGATCCCGGTGTACGTGGCCGCGATGGGCCCAAAAGCGCTGCAGGTCACCGGCGAACTGGCAGATGGCACCCTGCCCTACCTCGCCGGTCCCCGCACCATCGCAGAGTTCATCGAACCTTTCCTCTCGAAATCGGCCGCCCAGGCCGGCCGCGCCAAACCCAGGATCATCGCGCAAGTGCCCGCAATCCTGTCCGACAACGTTGATGCGGCAAGAAGTTTCGCGGCCCAGCAGCTGGGCTTCTACGAGACAATTCCGTCGTATCAGAAGGTCATTGCGCGCGAGGGTATCGCCGGCGCAGCAGAGCTTGCCGCGGTGGGTTCAGCGGAGTCGGTCAGGCGTCAGCTTCAGAGCTATCTGGATGCGGGCGCGACTGATGTGGTGCTAAGCGGGCTGGCGTGGACGAATGCCGCTGTGGCCGAGGAACTCTGGGCGCTCGCTGCCTCAGTTTGA
- a CDS encoding GNAT family N-acetyltransferase — MCKSTHVQVVPGTDELITKRLWLRPWTVDDADAALAIFGEHQVARWLAPALPRVTDRNQMRLLLARWIAQHDNAGRPLGRWAIETRDSGRVVGAVALLPLPPGCTDLEIGWQITPAAWGHGYGAEAGHAVAHQAFTNGVSEVFAVVRPGNTRGVATARRVGMEWVGETDKYYGITLQIYRLTAADLDYPEPSADVLRY, encoded by the coding sequence ATGTGTAAGAGCACTCACGTCCAGGTGGTGCCGGGGACCGACGAGCTGATCACCAAGCGACTGTGGTTGCGCCCGTGGACGGTTGACGACGCCGACGCGGCACTGGCCATCTTCGGCGAACACCAAGTCGCGCGGTGGCTAGCCCCGGCGCTGCCGCGCGTGACCGATCGTAACCAGATGCGGCTGCTGCTGGCCCGTTGGATCGCCCAACACGACAATGCGGGGCGGCCGCTGGGCCGTTGGGCAATCGAGACCCGTGACAGTGGCCGCGTCGTCGGCGCGGTCGCCCTGTTGCCGTTGCCACCCGGCTGCACCGACCTGGAAATCGGTTGGCAAATCACCCCTGCGGCATGGGGACACGGTTACGGCGCCGAGGCCGGTCATGCGGTGGCGCATCAGGCTTTCACCAACGGGGTGTCGGAGGTGTTCGCCGTTGTGCGCCCAGGCAACACCCGCGGCGTCGCGACCGCACGGCGCGTCGGAATGGAGTGGGTCGGCGAGACCGATAAATACTATGGGATCACACTTCAAATCTATCGTCTCACCGCAGCCGATCTGGATTATCCCGAACCGAGCGCGGATGTACTCCGGTACTAA
- a CDS encoding dihydrolipoyl dehydrogenase family protein produces the protein MTDQEVDVVVVGGGVGGVAAVRNLASAGLSVALVEDRLVGGECRYWACNPTRTLVRPIEVFNLAKAVPGVREAVSGEGLDVPAVLAKRDAIVEHLSDQSQVSSLRRAGVTVFHGYGRLAGHRTVRVTTAEDTETVLTARHAVVVATGTRPNVPEVAGVAQARPWTNREVATMTHVPPRALLVGGGVVGVEFATILAGLGSAVTLLVRGESLLHNCEPEAGELVEQSLRSKGVKIHFETELSAVARPAPGGPVTATFHGQTIEVDEIVLATGRRVNTDDIGLETVGLPVGGFVSVNDHLQAIGVTGGWLYAVGDTTGRALLSHISTYHGRVAADIIAARAAGRELSENELSVRDNGSVAQVIFTDPQVAEVGRTESQARAAGFSVRTRTARYPDAVSRLALFRDGFEGWAKLVIDAHTNTLLGATFVGPEFSELVQAATVAVVAKVPTGLLRHAVPPHPTVNQVWDPLLAEEPEIVH, from the coding sequence ATGACTGACCAAGAGGTCGACGTGGTCGTTGTAGGCGGCGGGGTGGGCGGTGTGGCCGCCGTACGCAATCTTGCCTCGGCCGGCCTGTCGGTAGCGCTTGTCGAGGACCGTCTCGTCGGAGGGGAATGTCGCTACTGGGCCTGCAACCCGACCAGAACACTGGTTCGCCCCATCGAGGTGTTCAATCTGGCCAAGGCCGTACCTGGTGTGCGCGAGGCTGTTTCGGGTGAGGGCTTGGACGTCCCGGCCGTCTTGGCGAAGCGCGACGCGATCGTCGAGCATCTGTCGGATCAAAGCCAAGTGTCGTCGTTGCGGCGGGCAGGTGTGACCGTTTTTCACGGGTATGGCCGGTTGGCTGGCCACCGGACGGTGCGCGTGACAACCGCCGAAGACACCGAAACCGTTTTGACGGCGAGGCATGCAGTCGTCGTGGCCACCGGCACTCGCCCTAACGTCCCGGAGGTGGCGGGCGTGGCCCAAGCGCGCCCGTGGACCAATCGGGAGGTGGCGACGATGACGCACGTGCCGCCTCGCGCGCTCCTGGTTGGTGGCGGCGTGGTCGGTGTCGAGTTCGCGACCATCTTGGCTGGTTTGGGCTCTGCGGTAACACTTTTGGTCCGCGGGGAGTCCCTGCTTCACAACTGCGAGCCCGAAGCGGGCGAGCTGGTCGAGCAGTCACTGCGAAGCAAAGGCGTCAAGATTCACTTCGAAACGGAATTGTCAGCCGTAGCCCGCCCTGCCCCGGGCGGACCCGTGACCGCAACATTTCACGGCCAGACCATCGAGGTAGACGAGATCGTGTTGGCGACCGGCCGGCGCGTCAACACCGACGACATTGGACTGGAAACAGTTGGCCTGCCGGTCGGCGGTTTCGTTTCGGTGAACGATCACCTACAGGCGATCGGCGTCACCGGCGGCTGGCTCTACGCCGTGGGCGATACCACCGGACGCGCTCTGCTGTCGCACATCTCCACCTACCACGGTCGCGTCGCGGCCGACATCATCGCGGCCCGCGCCGCGGGCCGAGAACTGTCGGAGAACGAATTGTCTGTTCGCGACAACGGCAGCGTTGCGCAAGTCATCTTCACCGACCCTCAAGTAGCCGAGGTGGGGCGCACGGAAAGTCAGGCTCGCGCAGCAGGGTTCTCGGTACGGACGCGAACCGCCCGCTACCCCGACGCGGTGTCACGCCTGGCCCTTTTCAGAGACGGTTTCGAGGGATGGGCGAAATTGGTCATTGACGCCCACACCAACACGCTGCTCGGAGCGACGTTCGTCGGGCCGGAGTTCTCCGAGCTGGTGCAAGCCGCCACGGTCGCAGTCGTCGCCAAGGTCCCCACCGGTCTGCTGCGCCATGCCGTCCCGCCGCACCCGACGGTCAATCAGGTTTGGGATCCGCTGCTCGCCGAGGAGCCCGAAATTGTCCATTAG
- a CDS encoding nuclear transport factor 2 family protein, with protein sequence MNDTKQSAEDLAILAQLNNDYVHSDQFNDVQRFSEFLAEDFIVQTPGVTRNREEFLEYIAKPRPFKDLAVHDVNIRILSDVALIHARATYTMLDDGVHQEALYTDTYQKREGTWVCVAACAIAPGA encoded by the coding sequence TTGAACGACACCAAGCAGTCCGCCGAAGATCTGGCGATTCTCGCGCAGCTCAACAATGACTACGTCCACTCCGACCAGTTCAACGATGTCCAGCGTTTCAGCGAGTTTCTCGCCGAAGACTTTATCGTGCAGACGCCAGGCGTCACCCGCAACCGCGAAGAGTTCCTCGAGTACATCGCCAAGCCGCGTCCCTTCAAGGATCTTGCTGTGCACGACGTCAACATCCGCATCCTCAGTGACGTTGCTCTGATCCACGCCCGCGCCACATACACCATGCTCGACGACGGAGTACACCAGGAAGCTCTGTACACGGACACATATCAGAAGCGTGAGGGCACCTGGGTCTGTGTCGCAGCCTGTGCGATCGCTCCGGGGGCTTAA
- the lpdA gene encoding dihydrolipoyl dehydrogenase: MTPALSDHYDLIVVGAGSGGYVTAIRAAQLGMTVGIVEERYWGGVCLNTGCVPSKALLRNAEIASIVTQQSATFGIAGDISLDYSRAVSRSREVADARVRGVHFLMRKNNITEIDGHGHFTGPHSLQVDLREGGTRLVTFDHAVVATGSRVRMLPGVVLSDNIVTYEQQILSAELPESIVIIGGGTLGMEFAYILHSYGVRVEILEFSDRVLPSEDADVSRELQRHYRRRGISIRTSARVDSVTDHGEHVTVGHTGADGTSATTQAARAFICIGFCPNVENVGLGAAGVRVATNGAIDIDDYMRTSAPHICAVGDVTAKVQLAHVASAQGVIAAETIAGAQTMPLDYRMMPRVTFCQPQVASFGFTEEQARAAGHRVRVAVFPMQASAKADGLGERGGFIKVVADEAHGELLGAHLVGSEVSELLPELTLAQLWDLTAAELARNIHTHPTLGEGLQECFHALTDKAINL, from the coding sequence ATGACACCGGCACTCAGCGACCACTACGACCTCATCGTCGTCGGCGCAGGCTCCGGGGGATATGTGACAGCCATCCGCGCCGCCCAGCTCGGCATGACCGTCGGGATCGTCGAGGAACGCTACTGGGGTGGAGTGTGCCTGAACACGGGCTGTGTCCCGTCAAAAGCGCTGCTGCGCAACGCTGAGATCGCCTCCATCGTCACCCAGCAGTCCGCCACCTTCGGCATCGCCGGCGACATCAGTCTCGACTACTCCCGCGCGGTATCACGCAGCCGTGAAGTCGCCGACGCTCGCGTCCGCGGAGTGCATTTTCTGATGCGTAAGAACAACATCACTGAGATCGACGGGCACGGCCATTTCACCGGCCCGCACAGCCTCCAGGTGGACCTGCGCGAGGGGGGCACACGATTGGTGACCTTCGACCACGCCGTCGTGGCGACCGGATCCCGGGTGCGCATGCTGCCCGGAGTTGTCCTCAGCGACAACATCGTCACCTACGAACAGCAGATTCTCAGCGCCGAACTGCCCGAGTCCATCGTGATCATCGGCGGCGGCACCCTCGGCATGGAATTCGCCTACATCCTGCACAGCTATGGCGTCCGCGTCGAAATCCTGGAATTCAGTGACCGCGTCCTTCCTAGCGAGGACGCCGACGTCTCACGAGAATTGCAGCGCCACTACCGGCGTCGCGGGATATCGATTCGCACGTCGGCGCGTGTGGACAGCGTCACCGACCACGGCGAACACGTCACCGTCGGCCACACCGGCGCTGACGGAACATCGGCTACCACGCAGGCAGCGCGCGCCTTCATCTGCATCGGATTTTGCCCCAACGTCGAAAATGTCGGCTTGGGCGCCGCTGGAGTACGTGTCGCCACCAATGGCGCAATCGACATCGATGACTACATGCGAACGTCTGCGCCGCATATCTGTGCTGTCGGCGACGTCACCGCCAAAGTTCAACTCGCCCATGTCGCTTCCGCACAAGGTGTGATCGCCGCCGAAACCATCGCGGGGGCGCAGACGATGCCGCTGGACTACCGGATGATGCCGCGAGTGACGTTCTGCCAACCCCAAGTCGCCAGCTTCGGCTTCACCGAAGAGCAGGCTCGCGCCGCCGGTCACCGCGTACGGGTCGCCGTCTTCCCGATGCAGGCCAGCGCCAAGGCCGACGGGCTGGGTGAACGCGGCGGTTTCATCAAAGTGGTTGCCGACGAAGCGCATGGCGAGCTTCTGGGAGCGCATCTGGTGGGTAGCGAAGTCAGTGAACTCCTGCCCGAGTTGACGCTGGCGCAGCTGTGGGACCTCACCGCCGCCGAACTGGCACGAAATATACACACCCATCCCACACTCGGTGAAGGACTACAGGAGTGCTTTCACGCCCTGACTGACAAGGCCATCAATCTGTAG
- a CDS encoding YkgB family protein — translation MVQTHIAGLTADELRSSRTSAAAALIARYGLVIVLAWFGAMKFTSYESHGISHWVANSPFLGWVYNLMSIDAFGRLNGSVELITAALLAAKPWWPKASVVGGIIASLFFVTTLSFMVTTPGVGEASAGGFPVLSADGEFLMKDIALIGLALWLLVDAINATRKQPIVAETD, via the coding sequence ATGGTGCAAACCCACATCGCAGGCTTGACGGCTGATGAACTGAGAAGCTCCCGGACGAGCGCCGCCGCGGCACTGATCGCACGGTACGGCCTGGTCATCGTTTTGGCGTGGTTCGGCGCCATGAAGTTCACGTCCTATGAGTCCCACGGCATTTCACATTGGGTGGCCAACAGCCCCTTCTTGGGCTGGGTGTACAACCTGATGTCCATCGACGCCTTTGGTCGATTGAACGGATCAGTAGAACTGATTACTGCTGCACTACTGGCCGCCAAGCCGTGGTGGCCGAAGGCTTCCGTGGTGGGCGGCATAATCGCTTCGCTGTTCTTCGTCACCACGCTGAGCTTCATGGTCACCACCCCAGGTGTCGGCGAGGCGTCTGCAGGTGGCTTCCCCGTCCTATCCGCCGACGGCGAGTTCTTGATGAAAGACATCGCACTAATCGGCTTAGCGCTGTGGCTGCTGGTAGATGCCATCAACGCGACCCGCAAGCAGCCGATCGTCGCCGAGACGGATTGA
- a CDS encoding sigma-70 family RNA polymerase sigma factor, with protein MIPLIESLRRRAVRLTSIPADAEDLLQETLLKAYAGRHSFQQGTNLSAWLFRIMTNTYINGYRSKKRRPAQCLTDQLSDRQLAASAAHLPAALWSAEDQALATLADPRIKAAMQALPEKFRIAVYFADVAGFSYKEIAGIMDTEEGTVSSRISRGRQRLRTLLTDATS; from the coding sequence GTGATCCCGCTGATTGAGTCCTTGCGTCGGCGCGCCGTTCGACTCACTTCCATTCCCGCGGATGCCGAGGACCTGCTGCAGGAAACTTTGCTCAAAGCCTACGCCGGCAGGCATTCATTTCAGCAGGGCACGAACCTGAGTGCGTGGCTTTTCCGAATCATGACCAACACATACATCAACGGCTACCGATCCAAGAAGCGCCGACCTGCGCAATGTCTGACCGACCAACTCAGCGACCGACAGCTGGCAGCCAGCGCCGCGCATCTGCCAGCTGCCCTATGGTCGGCCGAAGACCAGGCGCTCGCCACGCTGGCCGACCCGCGAATCAAGGCGGCAATGCAAGCGCTGCCCGAAAAGTTCCGGATTGCCGTCTACTTCGCCGATGTCGCCGGATTCTCCTATAAGGAGATCGCCGGAATCATGGACACCGAAGAGGGAACGGTCAGTTCACGGATCAGCCGCGGACGACAACGGCTGCGCACCCTGCTAACGGACGCGACCAGCTAA
- a CDS encoding cupin domain-containing protein, translated as MALKTLFAALAAATLLAPAAHADPMPENSNQKPVVRTVFDQLTNIPGKSLEAVTVSYPPGAKSGAHHHASSAFIMAYVISGAIRSQVEGEPARIYQAGETWQEAPGAHHTISENASATDHAELLAVFLIDTGDGPLTTDDVTEDEPPR; from the coding sequence ATGGCCTTGAAGACATTATTCGCTGCACTGGCCGCGGCCACGCTGCTCGCGCCTGCGGCCCATGCCGATCCGATGCCGGAGAATTCGAATCAAAAGCCAGTTGTCCGAACAGTTTTCGATCAGTTGACTAACATTCCCGGCAAATCGCTTGAAGCAGTGACCGTCAGCTATCCGCCGGGCGCCAAGAGCGGAGCTCACCACCACGCGAGTTCGGCGTTCATCATGGCCTACGTCATCTCCGGAGCGATTCGCAGCCAAGTCGAAGGTGAGCCCGCACGCATTTATCAGGCCGGTGAGACGTGGCAGGAAGCCCCCGGCGCGCACCATACGATCAGTGAAAATGCCAGTGCCACCGACCACGCTGAACTGCTCGCAGTCTTTCTGATCGATACCGGAGACGGGCCGCTCACGACGGACGACGTCACCGAAGATGAGCCGCCACGCTAG